CGAATGACATCTGATGTCGTATGTATTTCAGAATACGGGGGTGCTCCATCACCCGTCAAGCCCGCCCCGCCGCCCTCTTCCCTCTGCACCCGGCCGAGGGAGTACTCCCCCCGCGCCGAGGGTTTCGAGCCTTCAGGCGCCGACGTGCGGGAACACGAACGGCGAGTCGGGGAGCACGACCGCCGAGACGGCCGACGCGATGGCCGCACTCGGCGGGACGGGAGTTCCCCCTGCCGGCGTCACCAGCGAGTTGGTGGACGTGATGACGATGACTTTCGAACCGTCTTCGCGGCCGTACATCGTCGTGGAATACCCGGGCAGATCGCCACTGTGCCCGATCCAGCCGTTCGTGCGCGCGATCCCCAGACCATAGCCGGTGCTCGGGGGATTACCCGGAATGCTCACCAGATCGAGCCGCTGGCGCTGGGACTCAGCGCTCACCTGTGAACCGTCGAGCAGGTCGCCGAGCCACGTCTCGAGATCGCCGATGGTCGAGACTCCGGCTCCGGCCGCCTGCCCCCACGAGGCGTTCCAGTCGGTCGCATCGGCCTCTCCACCGTCGGTCGTGAGGTTCGTGTAGCCGCGAGGGTGGGGTTCGGGAAAGCCGCTCGAAGCCTCTGCGTACACTGTCTGATTCAGCCCAGCCGCATCGAACAGGCCCTGCATGGCGGACGCGTACGACGCCCCGGTGATCCTCTCGATGAGCTGGCCCAGGATGACCGTGTTCGAGTTCGAGTAGTCGAAGTCGGTGCCGGGGGCGAAGAGCAGGTCGAGAGGTTCGACCATGGCGAGCAGTTCCGTTGGCATGTACTGGCGCTGGTGGTCGGCGAAGAATTCGTCGTCGAACTGCTTGGTGCCGGTGTAGCTCGGGATGCCGCTCCGCATGTCTGCGAGCTGGCGCACCGTCACGGCCTTCCAGGTCTCGGGCAGCTCGGGCAGGTAGGTGCGGATGGGGGTGTCGAGGCCGACCTTCTCCTGGTCGACGAGCTGGAGCACGACGGTCACCGTCATCGTCTTGGTGATGCTCCCGATGCGCATGTACTC
Above is a genomic segment from Subtercola boreus containing:
- a CDS encoding serine hydrolase domain-containing protein, whose protein sequence is MGTSARLARTTTVVALALLLAGCSTPSSTGSAPTATTTPTATALAPAVPAYPTDTVAAITKAATDVMTANNIPGAIVLLQTPDGRFEQPFGVADKTSGAPLTRDEYMRIGSITKTMTVTVVLQLVDQEKVGLDTPIRTYLPELPETWKAVTVRQLADMRSGIPSYTGTKQFDDEFFADHQRQYMPTELLAMVEPLDLLFAPGTDFDYSNSNTVILGQLIERITGASYASAMQGLFDAAGLNQTVYAEASSGFPEPHPRGYTNLTTDGGEADATDWNASWGQAAGAGVSTIGDLETWLGDLLDGSQVSAESQRQRLDLVSIPGNPPSTGYGLGIARTNGWIGHSGDLPGYSTTMYGREDGSKVIVITSTNSLVTPAGGTPVPPSAAIASAVSAVVLPDSPFVFPHVGA